A stretch of the Streptococcus suis genome encodes the following:
- a CDS encoding nucleotidyltransferase produces the protein MISGIIAEYNPFHTGHKYLLEQAEGLKIVVMSGNFMQRGEPAIVDKWTRAQMALEHGADLVVEMPFLVSVQSADHFAKGAISILHRLGVEKLVFGTEEMLDYQKIADIYVDKSEEMENFVKNLPDNLSYPQKAQAMWQEFAGLTFTGDTPNHVLGLAYAKAVVGTGIQLDPVQRQGAGFHSEEVETTYASATAIRKGADQLDLVRAFLPSASLFEEATKVSWRNYFPLLRYQVATHRDLSLVFQVNEELASRIRSAIGSVATVEELVDAVATKRYTKARVRRVLTYILVNAVETPLPDAVHVLGFSARGQAYLKTVKKRVELVTRIGKEPWDSLTQQADAVYQLGADAIAEQTYGRVPVRVE, from the coding sequence TGTGGTTATGTCTGGCAATTTTATGCAACGGGGTGAGCCAGCCATTGTGGATAAGTGGACACGGGCTCAGATGGCTTTGGAACACGGGGCAGATCTTGTTGTCGAGATGCCCTTTTTGGTGTCGGTCCAGTCGGCTGACCATTTTGCAAAGGGAGCAATCAGCATTTTACACAGGCTAGGTGTGGAAAAACTGGTTTTCGGTACGGAAGAAATGCTGGATTATCAGAAAATCGCAGATATTTATGTGGATAAGTCGGAAGAAATGGAAAATTTTGTGAAAAACTTGCCAGACAATCTCTCTTATCCACAGAAGGCCCAGGCCATGTGGCAGGAATTTGCAGGTCTTACCTTCACAGGTGATACGCCCAACCATGTTCTGGGTTTGGCTTACGCTAAGGCAGTGGTGGGAACAGGTATTCAGCTTGATCCGGTTCAGCGGCAGGGGGCTGGTTTTCACTCGGAAGAGGTGGAAACGACTTACGCTTCGGCGACGGCTATTCGCAAGGGTGCTGACCAGCTGGACTTAGTGCGAGCCTTTTTGCCGTCTGCCAGTCTCTTTGAAGAGGCGACCAAGGTAAGCTGGAGAAATTATTTTCCGCTGCTCCGCTACCAGGTTGCGACCCACCGAGATCTCAGTCTGGTCTTTCAGGTCAACGAAGAACTAGCCAGTCGTATCCGCTCTGCCATTGGGAGTGTAGCGACCGTGGAGGAATTAGTGGATGCCGTTGCGACTAAGCGCTACACCAAGGCGCGGGTGCGGCGGGTGCTGACCTACATCCTGGTCAATGCGGTGGAAACTCCCTTGCCAGATGCGGTCCATGTCCTAGGCTTCTCGGCTCGAGGCCAGGCCTATCTCAAGACCGTCAAGAAGCGGGTGGAACTGGTGACGCGGATCGGCAAAGAGCCCTGGGACAGCCTGACCCAGCAGGCAGATGCGGTCTATCAACTGGGAGCTGACGCAATAGCAGAGCAAACCTACGGGCGCGTGCCGGTGAGGGTGGAGTGA
- a CDS encoding MerR family transcriptional regulator has translation MKTVKEMSQLSGISVRTLHYYDEIDLLTPSFIAENGYRYYDNEAFEKLQEILLFRELEFPLKEIKKIVGNVAYDKEAALKDRIRLLELKMKRLERVIKHAKSLQQKGDNYMNFEVFDKSDLLAFQEEAKENWGQTAAYAEFEEGYDASKNRVFAQEMQAIFEAFGKYRFLEVSHPEVQAQVANLRAYITEHFYTCTKEILQNLGFMYVEDERFSANIDRASGPGTAAFVSQAIAIYCQE, from the coding sequence ATGAAAACAGTAAAGGAAATGAGTCAGCTTTCAGGTATCAGTGTGCGCACACTTCATTATTACGATGAAATAGATTTGCTGACACCTAGTTTTATTGCGGAAAACGGATATCGTTATTATGATAATGAGGCGTTTGAAAAGTTGCAAGAAATCTTACTTTTTCGTGAATTGGAATTTCCTCTCAAAGAAATTAAAAAAATTGTAGGGAATGTGGCGTATGATAAAGAAGCAGCCTTGAAGGATCGGATTCGACTATTGGAGTTGAAGATGAAACGCTTGGAAAGAGTCATAAAACATGCCAAATCTCTACAGCAGAAAGGAGACAATTACATGAACTTTGAAGTGTTTGATAAGTCAGATTTGTTGGCTTTCCAGGAAGAAGCAAAAGAAAATTGGGGACAGACCGCGGCCTATGCGGAGTTTGAAGAAGGTTACGATGCCAGTAAGAATCGGGTGTTTGCCCAAGAGATGCAGGCTATTTTTGAAGCTTTTGGAAAATACAGGTTCTTAGAAGTCAGTCACCCTGAAGTGCAGGCTCAGGTAGCGAATTTGCGGGCCTATATCACGGAACATTTCTACACCTGCACAAAGGAAATTTTGCAAAATCTGGGTTTCATGTATGTTGAAGATGAGCGATTTTCAGCCAATATCGACCGAGCAAGTGGACCAGGCACAGCAGCCTTTGTCAGTCAAGCTATTGCGATTTATTGCCAAGAATAA
- a CDS encoding peptide deformylase, whose product MIKPIMKDIFFLQQKSEPATQLDVQVGQDLQDTLVANAHACVGMVANMIGVKKRIIIVNMGFTNLVMYNPVLISKTKPYQTEEGCLSLVGIRPTTRYQEIEVEFFDASWKKRRLKLTDFQAQIVQHELDHLEGIVI is encoded by the coding sequence ATGATTAAACCTATTATGAAAGATATTTTCTTCCTGCAGCAGAAGTCTGAGCCTGCGACTCAGCTAGATGTGCAGGTAGGTCAAGATTTACAGGATACTTTGGTAGCCAACGCTCACGCATGCGTGGGCATGGTGGCCAACATGATTGGCGTCAAAAAGCGGATAATCATCGTCAACATGGGCTTCACCAATCTGGTCATGTACAATCCCGTTCTCATCAGCAAGACCAAGCCCTATCAGACAGAGGAAGGCTGCCTGTCGCTAGTAGGTATTCGCCCGACCACTCGCTATCAGGAAATTGAAGTAGAGTTTTTTGATGCTTCTTGGAAAAAGCGGAGACTAAAACTGACTGACTTCCAAGCCCAGATAGTTCAGCATGAACTAGATCATTTGGAAGGGATTGTTATCTAA
- a CDS encoding ATP-dependent Clp protease ATP-binding subunit: MNNNFNNFNNMDDIFNQLMGNMGGYSTERRRYSINGREVTPEEFAMYRQTGRLPQTEEVAQAPSKGQIKSDGILAKLGRNLTQEAREGKLDPVIGRNKEIQETSEILARRTKNNPVLVGDAGVGKTAVVEGLAQAIVNGDVPSAIKNKEIISIDISGLEAGTQYRGAFEENVQNLVDEVKNVGNIILFFDEIHQILGAGSTGGDSGSKGLADILKPALSRGELTVIGATTQDEYRNTILKNAALARRFNEVKVNAPSAEDTYLILKGIKPLYEAHHNIELPDEVLRAAVDYSVQYIPQRSLPDKAIDLIDVTAAHLAAQHPVTDIKTLEAEMREAKKLQLEAAEKEDYERALNEKVRIDHLQEQINNHTERQKVVANVNDIAQAVERMTGIPVSQMGASDIERLKGLKNRLATNVIGQEDAVEAVSRAIRRNRAGFDDGNRPIGSFLFVGPTGVGKTELAKQLALELFGNKEAIIRLDMSEYSDRTAVSKLIGTTAGYIGYDDNSHTLTERVRRNPYSIVLLDEIEKADAQVITLLLQVLDDGHLTDGQGNQVNFKNTIIIATSNAGFGYDIPEDEEKRDIMERITPYFRPEFLNRFNAVIEFKHLDKEDLKAIVELLLKQVNNTLAKKGIHLVVTEAAKELLMEEGYDKAMGARPLRRVIESQIRDKVTDFYLDHIEAKNLEADVVNGTIQIKEQSFA; the protein is encoded by the coding sequence ATGAACAACAATTTCAATAACTTTAACAATATGGACGATATTTTCAATCAACTCATGGGCAACATGGGTGGTTACAGTACAGAGCGCCGCCGTTATTCTATCAATGGGCGTGAAGTAACACCGGAGGAATTTGCTATGTACCGTCAGACTGGTCGCCTGCCACAGACCGAAGAAGTGGCACAAGCACCATCTAAAGGTCAGATAAAGTCAGATGGGATACTAGCAAAATTAGGTCGCAATTTGACTCAAGAGGCTCGCGAAGGGAAATTGGATCCTGTTATTGGGCGAAATAAAGAAATCCAAGAAACATCTGAAATTTTGGCACGTCGCACTAAGAACAACCCTGTCCTAGTTGGTGATGCTGGTGTTGGTAAGACTGCAGTAGTTGAAGGTTTGGCACAAGCTATAGTTAATGGTGATGTGCCATCAGCCATTAAGAACAAGGAAATCATCTCCATCGACATTTCGGGCTTGGAAGCTGGGACTCAATACCGTGGAGCTTTTGAGGAAAATGTACAAAACCTGGTTGATGAGGTTAAAAATGTTGGAAATATCATTCTTTTCTTTGATGAAATTCATCAAATTTTAGGGGCTGGTAGTACTGGTGGAGATTCAGGTTCTAAAGGTCTGGCAGACATCCTGAAACCTGCTCTGTCACGTGGTGAACTGACTGTGATTGGAGCTACAACACAGGATGAATACCGCAATACAATTCTTAAAAATGCTGCATTGGCACGTCGCTTTAATGAAGTGAAGGTTAATGCTCCATCTGCAGAAGATACCTATCTTATTTTGAAAGGCATTAAACCACTTTATGAAGCCCATCATAATATTGAATTGCCAGACGAAGTCTTGCGTGCAGCGGTTGATTATTCTGTCCAGTATATTCCACAACGCAGCTTGCCGGATAAGGCTATTGACTTGATTGATGTGACCGCGGCTCACTTGGCTGCTCAACATCCAGTGACTGACATAAAGACCTTAGAAGCAGAGATGAGAGAAGCTAAAAAATTACAGCTTGAAGCGGCAGAAAAAGAAGACTATGAGAGAGCCTTGAATGAAAAAGTAAGGATTGACCATTTGCAAGAACAAATTAACAATCATACAGAACGTCAGAAAGTTGTTGCGAATGTGAATGACATTGCTCAAGCAGTAGAAAGAATGACAGGTATTCCAGTCTCACAAATGGGGGCTTCAGATATTGAGCGTCTTAAAGGACTCAAAAATCGTTTAGCTACAAACGTTATTGGTCAAGAAGATGCCGTTGAAGCTGTATCTCGTGCGATTCGTCGTAATCGTGCTGGCTTTGATGATGGCAATCGGCCAATTGGTTCCTTCCTTTTTGTTGGACCAACGGGAGTCGGTAAAACTGAGTTGGCTAAGCAATTGGCGCTTGAATTATTTGGAAATAAAGAGGCAATCATCCGCTTGGATATGTCTGAATATAGTGATCGGACAGCTGTTTCAAAATTGATTGGTACGACCGCGGGTTATATAGGCTATGACGATAATTCACATACACTTACTGAGCGCGTGCGTCGTAATCCCTATTCAATTGTCTTGTTGGATGAAATTGAGAAAGCTGATGCACAAGTCATCACTCTACTTTTACAAGTTCTTGATGATGGTCATTTGACTGATGGACAAGGTAATCAGGTCAATTTTAAAAATACCATCATTATTGCAACATCCAATGCTGGGTTTGGCTACGATATTCCAGAAGATGAGGAAAAACGTGATATCATGGAACGGATTACGCCATATTTCCGTCCTGAATTTCTCAACCGTTTTAATGCGGTAATTGAATTCAAACACTTGGACAAAGAAGATCTTAAGGCGATTGTCGAATTGCTATTAAAACAGGTCAATAACACCTTGGCGAAAAAAGGTATTCATTTGGTGGTAACGGAAGCGGCTAAGGAATTACTGATGGAAGAAGGCTATGATAAGGCCATGGGTGCCCGCCCACTTCGTCGTGTAATCGAAAGCCAAATTCGGGATAAGGTTACAGACTTCTATTTGGATCATATTGAAGCTAAAAATTTAGAAGCTGATGTGGTAAATGGAACCATCCAAATCAAAGAGCAAAGCTTTGCTTAA
- the malQ gene encoding 4-alpha-glucanotransferase gives MTNRTSGILMHITSLPGKFGIGTFGQSAYDFVDFLVETKQTYWQILPLTTTSYGDSPYQSFSAIAGNTHLIDFDLLVEEGLLAPEDFQDVNFGDNPEKVDYALIYQARRPILEKAVQAFLQDDKKKAALLEFEKANSSWLTDYAEFMAIKEYFGNKALQEWEDKKVVARNEEALDKYRLELANQIDYYKVTQYFFFSQWKQLKKYANKHHIKIIGDMPIYVSADSVEVWTKPQLFKLDSGRKPLYVAGVPADNFSADGQLWGNPIYDWPEHEKTGYNWWIYRIHESFKLYDVLRIDHFKGFSDFWQVDGKAEVAKVGTWEPGPGYSLFKAVKETLGDLPIIAEDLGNIDAKARKLLADCGYPGMKILEFGFFDVTGKSIDAPHRCIPNSVAYTGTHDNEVVNGWYNNLEPEQQEYVDAYSNRKPIEKVSQAMLRMLFATVSDTAIATMQDILDLGEESRMNMPSTIGGNWEWRMKAEDLTQERKDFLTKMTLLYQRGNEQHD, from the coding sequence ATGACAAATCGTACCAGCGGAATATTAATGCATATTACCTCACTTCCAGGTAAGTTTGGTATTGGTACTTTTGGACAATCAGCCTATGATTTTGTTGATTTCTTGGTAGAAACAAAGCAAACTTATTGGCAGATTTTACCACTAACAACCACAAGCTACGGAGATTCTCCGTACCAGTCTTTCTCTGCAATTGCAGGAAATACACACTTGATAGACTTCGACCTTTTGGTAGAAGAGGGGTTGTTGGCACCAGAAGATTTCCAAGATGTCAATTTCGGGGACAATCCTGAAAAAGTAGATTATGCACTAATTTATCAAGCACGTCGTCCAATTTTGGAAAAAGCTGTTCAAGCATTTTTACAAGATGATAAGAAAAAAGCGGCTCTTCTAGAGTTTGAAAAAGCCAACTCATCTTGGTTAACAGATTATGCTGAATTTATGGCTATCAAAGAATACTTTGGCAATAAAGCACTCCAAGAATGGGAAGATAAAAAGGTGGTCGCTCGAAATGAAGAAGCACTTGATAAATATCGCTTAGAATTAGCCAATCAAATTGACTACTACAAAGTCACACAGTATTTCTTCTTCAGCCAATGGAAACAGTTGAAAAAATATGCGAACAAACACCATATCAAAATCATCGGAGATATGCCTATTTATGTTTCCGCGGATAGCGTTGAAGTGTGGACAAAACCTCAACTATTCAAATTGGATAGTGGACGCAAGCCACTTTATGTAGCTGGTGTGCCTGCTGATAACTTCTCAGCGGATGGTCAATTATGGGGAAATCCTATTTACGATTGGCCAGAACATGAAAAAACTGGCTATAACTGGTGGATTTATCGAATTCATGAAAGCTTTAAGCTGTATGATGTCCTTCGAATTGACCACTTCAAAGGTTTCTCAGACTTCTGGCAAGTCGATGGTAAGGCTGAGGTGGCAAAAGTAGGTACTTGGGAACCAGGTCCTGGCTACAGTTTATTCAAAGCTGTTAAAGAGACACTTGGAGACCTTCCAATTATCGCGGAAGACCTTGGAAATATTGACGCCAAAGCTCGCAAATTGCTTGCAGATTGTGGCTATCCAGGGATGAAAATTTTAGAATTTGGTTTCTTTGACGTGACAGGTAAGAGTATTGATGCACCGCATCGTTGCATTCCTAATTCGGTTGCCTACACTGGAACTCATGATAATGAGGTTGTCAACGGATGGTACAATAATCTTGAACCGGAGCAACAAGAATATGTAGATGCTTACAGCAATCGTAAACCGATTGAAAAAGTTAGTCAAGCAATGCTCCGCATGTTATTTGCAACAGTAAGTGATACTGCTATTGCAACCATGCAAGACATCCTAGATTTGGGTGAAGAAAGTCGAATGAATATGCCATCTACTATCGGTGGAAACTGGGAATGGCGTATGAAAGCAGAAGATTTAACGCAAGAACGTAAAGACTTCTTGACAAAAATGACATTACTATATCAAAGAGGAAATGAACAACATGACTAA